A genomic window from Osmia bicornis bicornis chromosome 6, iOsmBic2.1, whole genome shotgun sequence includes:
- the LOC114873486 gene encoding serine protease inhibitor 88Ea-like has translation MFFKPVTSVLAAVFLINTVSAQCLTGNDNPPTMNAKSREGVTDSRFGFALDTLKKTVQIEPSDNIFYSPHSLHQALTLAYFGARGTTEESLRKALHIPIDLSKVDVQRYYAFENSVKQSSENNGSADYEYRSANRLWISNARKVRECMLDLFGDQLEKTDFRTNPGAVRDHINEWVSNMTKGHIRDLLSSDSVTEDTDLVLANAVYFKGPWLSRFDVANSKKDLFYTSGSQHSMATFMRQEGNFNHVISEVLGAHVLELPYKGEQVSMFVLLPPFATARSMDDKQKSNERDGVRQLIERISTEAGSAELRDLLDSGIPPQQVEVILPRFEVEKELPLGTLLHAIGAGELLMPNMANLRGFVEDGETPLSLGDAVHRARIEVTEEGTTAAAATALYTFRSGRPLQPAVFDANHPFVYLIYDKPMRTILFSGVFRTPNAPQNTAENSA, from the exons ATGTTTTTTAAACCG GTAACGTCGGTGTTAGCAGCGGTATTTTTGATAAACACCGTCTCAGCACAATGTCTCACCGGAAACGACAATCCTCCGACGATGAACGCAAAGTCGAGGGAGGGAGTGACCGATTCTCGTTTCGGTTTCGCCCTCGACACCCTGAAGAAAACGGTGCAAATCGAGCCGAGTGACAATATCTTCTACAGTCCTCACAGTCTTCATCAGGCATTGACCTTGGCGTACTTCGGAGCTCGAGGCACCACCGAGGAATCCTTGAGGAAAGCTTTGCATATACCAATCGATCTCTCCAAGGTCGATGTGCAGAGATACTATGCCTTCGAGAACTCCGTTAAACAAAGCTCAGAG AACAATGGGTCGGCTGACTATGAATACAGATCAGCAAATAGATTATGGATATCAAACGCGAGAAAAGTACGAGAATGTATGCTGGATCTGTTCGGCGATCAATTGGAGAAAACCGATTTCCGTACAAATCCTGGCGCTGTACGCGATCATATCAATGAATGGGTCAGTAATATGACGAAAGGACATATTCGTGATCTTCTCTCTTCCGACAGTGTCACCGAAGACACCGATTTAGTATTAGCCAACGCAGTTTATTTCAAAGGACCCTGGTTGAGTCGTTTCGACGTGGCTAATTCTAAGAAGGACCTCTTTTATACTTCCGGTTCGCAGCATTCCATGGCTACGTTCATGCGACAAGAAGGGAACTTCAACCATG TGATTTCCGAAGTGCTCGGCGCCCACGTGTTAGAATTGCCTTACAAAGGCGAGCAAGTATCGATGTTCGTCCTGCTCCCTCCGTTCGCCACCGCAAGATCCATGGACGATAAGCAGAAATCGAACGAGCGAGATGGAGTACGTCAGCTGATCGAACGCATTTCAACCGAGGCAGGATCAGCGGAACTTCGCGACCTTTTGGATTCCGGTATCCCTCCTCAACAAGTCGAAGTCATTCTACCACGATTCGAAGTAGAAAAGGAACTTCCATTGGGAACGTTGTTGCACGCAATCGGCGCAGGCGAATTATTGATGCCCAACATGGCAAATCTTCGTGGTTTTGTCGAAGACGGTGAAACGCCTTTGTCCCTCGGCGATGCTGTGCATCGGGCACGCATCGAAGTCACCGAGGAGGGTACCACCGCAGCAGCCGCTACTGCTCTCTACACCTTCCGTTCTGGTCGGCCATTGCAACCGGCCGTTTTCGATGCCAATCATCCGTTCGTTTACTTAATTTATGATAAACCAATGCGTACCATTCTTTTCAGCGGAGTTTTCCGCACTCCCAATGCCCCCCAGAATACGGCTGAGAATTCGGCCTAa
- the LOC114873501 gene encoding uncharacterized protein LOC114873501: protein MKLLPTEDPPFNNKTSLKMLEDITAKVWRILPVIDIPRNWVLTYCMMRTEIAEEIEKAAMQCQRDGTGWDCTFIELGGGHDEFNMGKVVSPFNNISNRELKTKLLRAAENCSKLWRRYKRIQDRRLSRMGLNIHIKNRTRRSSKKSRNRQKSIMNKNLMKKNGDHNEKMKKARHTIKKIKTVRRKLAYKITKLENKKFLSSEEKSEPGRLHLTVPAKSGIGLQYPLVEEQAELSRLQDIGSCLSRQAAKACESVVLNAIQGLI from the exons atgaaattattgcCTACTGAGGATCCGccttttaataataaaacatctCTCAAAATGTTGGAAGATATCACAGCCAAAGTATGGAGAATTTTACCTGTGATTGATATACCTCGAAATTGGGTCCTCACTTATTGTATGATGAGGACAGAAATTGCTGAAGAAATCGAAAAAGCAGCTATGCAGTGTCAACGCGATGGAACTGGTTGGGACTGCACGTTCATTGAATTG GGCGGAGGACATGACGAGTTTAACATGGGAAAGGTAGTTTCCccttttaataatatttcaaatcgagAATTAAAGACGAAATTACTTCGTGCAGCTGAAAATTGCAGCAAACTTTGGCGACGGTACAAACGAATTCAAGATAGAAGATTAAGTCGTATGGGGTTAAACATTCAC ATCAAAAATAGAACAAGGAGATCGTCTAAAAAGAGTAGAAATAGACAAAAATCAATAATGAATAAGAATttaatgaagaaaaatggtGATCATAATGAGAAAATGAAGAAGGCAAGACATACTATCAAAAAGATAAAAACAGTTCGTCGGAAGTTAGCATATAAAATTACGAAACTTGAGAATAAAA aGTTCTTAAGCTCTGAAGAAAAATCGGAGCCAGGCAGATTGCATTTAACAGTGCCAGCGAAATCTGGTATTGGTTTACAATACCCTTTGGTAGAAGAACAAGCGGAATTATCTCGTCTTCAAGATATTGGATCTTGTTTATCACGACAAGCTGCAAAAGCTTGCGAATCCGTTGTTCTTAACGCGATACAAGGACTGATATGA
- the LOC114873485 gene encoding synaptotagmin-4, translating into MVVEVMEDGPLVEIQSSSYFSVTTETVVILLCISSAFLLCAVAMTWWLCRRRREHTKLNSDKSLAFRPSHRKPMAVKSPGSTSHYLKKSPSPTGPAKSPPGSGGQTPSPTGSQSSNPGSQPRTPQGTGTPALTPSGDVTLSIENERDKAEIENNEKTERKKNHANENNKDNLGQLVFKLRYVSEQNALRVTVVNCKGLPVREQNATSDPYVKLKLLPDKQHQVKTRVLRNTRDPVYDEDFTFFGISKDQLQKISLHFIVLSFDRYSRDDIIGELTCALSSVSGLESADNQEISLCRKICPRSLKIQSQGRGELLVSLCWQPLNSRLTVVVLKAQNLPKMDVTGLADPYVKIYLLYNSQRIAKQKTRVKKRTLSPLFNESFVFDIPNGADGLNNVSLEFMLIDWDRVTRNEVIGRLEFGGPDCQGSALNHWREVCSSPQRQIAEWHKLRE; encoded by the exons ATGGTCGTAGAAGTGATGGAGGACGGACCTCTCGTTGAGATTCAGAGTTCTTCATACT TTTCAGTTACGACTGAAACTGTGGTCATACTACTATGCATCAGTTCCGCTTTTCTACTCTGCGCCGTCGCGATGACCTGGTGGCTTTGTCGACGACGTCGCGAGCACACCAAGCTGAATTCCGACAAATCCTTGGCGTTCAGGCCGTCGCACAGGAAGCCGATGGCAGTGAAAAGTCCTGGTAGCACCAGTCACTATTTGAAAAAGAGCCCAAGTCCCACAGGACCCGCCAAAAGTCCCCCTGGCTCTGGTGGACAGACGCCAAGTCCCACTGGTTCTCAATCCTCGAACCCAGGTTCACAGCCCAGGACACCTCAGGGCACAG GTACCCCAGCATTGACACCTTCTGGCGACGTTACATTGAGCATTGAAAACGAACGGGACAAAGCGGAAATCGAGAACAACGAGAAAACGGAACGCAAGAAAAATCACGCGAATGAAAATAACAAAGACAACTTGGGTCAATTGGTGTTCAAATTGCGCTACGTAAGCGAGCAAAACGCGCTCAGAGTGACGGTAGTTAATTGCAAAGGATTACCTGTAAGGGAGCAGAATGCCACCAGTGACCCGTacgtgaaattgaaattattaccCGATAAACAGCATCAGGTGAAGACGAGGGTCCTTAGGAACACCAGGGATCCAGTATACGACGAGGATTTCACGTTCTTTGGAATATCGAAGGATCAGCTTCAG AAAATCAGCCTGCACTTCATAGTGCTAAGCTTCGATAGATACTCTCGGGATGATATTATCGGTGAATTGACTTGCGCATTATCATCGGTGTCCGGTTTGGAGAGTGCTGATAACCAAGAGATATCATTATGTCGAAAAATATGTCCCAGAAGCCTGAAG ATTCAGTCACAAGGCAGGGGAGAATTGCTAGTTTCCCTTTGCTGGCAACCACTCAACAGCCGATTAACGGTGGTCGTGTTGAAGGCCCAGAATTTACCAAAGATGGATGTAACAGGTCTGGCTGATCCATACGTGAAGATCTATCTTCTGTATAATTCTCAACGCATTGCAAAGCAGAAAACGCGTGTGAAGAAACGCACTCTGAGCCCTCTGTTCAATGAATCTTTCGTTTTCGACATACCAAATGGTGCGGATGGTCTTAACAATGTCAGCCTCGAGTTTATGTTGATCGACTGGGATCGAGTTACAAGAAACGAG GTGATCGGACGGCTTGAATTCGGCGGTCCAGATTGTCAAGGATCAGCTTTGAATCATTGGAGGGAAGTTTGCAGCTCACCGCAGAGGCAGATCGCTGAATGGCACAAATTAAGGGAGTAA